The nucleotide sequence ggcttttgattgtatgattcatatatggaactcatttagttgttaattggagattaacaccaagattcgggtttataagtgttaaaggcgggttttgggttggttaatgatttaaccatgtttacgaCTTgataatggtgtataatcactagtattagtgattattgatgttttggagacttctagggttcttgtggttgactaattttgactagagtcaaaattagggtttgttgatggttatgacccgaatgtcgattcgttgaggtttgtaaacttaaaatggattaagttgaagtataaaaccgagttaaacatgttttggtgacaaaacttgtaaatggtgagattttgaccttatgggtcaaatttagggtttatgggatattttgagaacgataagtgtttaacacttgtgttcaggtttaattgacatattaggaccattatcacttgtgttagtgattattggttagtttgggcgcggtttgtccttggaagtgcatttgggtcgaaattgcactaagtgtcgaattaggttggtttgtagatccaatctaagtgtgttgttgaatttgtgataatggattaggtactttccattgacgagttgcggattacttggaagcatttcttcaaggcgacaaggtgagtgttaatatcctatatgcatatgtatgtgtacgatgggtgcgggtcgggtgaagtggttctcggttatagagctcacttcacatataggtggaattgatggacttgtgtacatgtccaattggcacggatgtgcgtcttggttgaccacctttggcgaggtgcacacttcgtgtgtacattatcacatgggcttgtgagtggaataattatataagtatgtatatgagttatttatttgtggggtatgggttgaagttcgatgttgatgataccataccctagagtgtatttgtgacgttgatgagggtttaaagttcgttgttgacgatacctcatacgtatggaattaaagttcgatgttgacgattccatacgattattgtagtgacgttgatgagggtttaaagttcgttgttgacgatacctcatatgtgggtttaaagttcggtgttgacgataccacattaatataggcgaatgagatttaagttcgatgttgacgataccattcgttgggctagccatgagatcttgagtactatggatgttgtgaacatcgatgtttgtcgtattgttgtatatatatatatatatatatatatatatatatatatattaatgtattgttgtggtgtagctaaaccttcgggtgtagcttattggcgttgttcacatcgtcgttggtgaacttatattttgttgatgtatctttagctcgttgcttagtgatcgtacggtatgcttagtattagcttgcctttatgcttggatgctccggtatgcggtatttgatattttgtggcgtgtccattttatgcatatatatgtatgtagtgtatttccactcactaagcgttagcttaccctctcgttgttgatatttttataggttcgcgtgatggcggctcgggtaagcatggggattagagatcttggctaggttgctttagaagatctcgcttttggactcgattagaatttgggtagcgtagtcccaaatcaccatgctcggttttgtgtaaacgtaacttgtcgggtcataatgattataaccggtttacgatttaattaatgaaccattgtattagggagtttaaattattaatatatattttaagttcgttgaacttaccttggtaacaaatatgttttggaaattgtgtaatgggacctaaagtattatttaacgcgtattaaaaggaaaattttttatgggccggttttaatacgggttgggttgttacacatcgTAATCTTCATTTATGGCAACCTGCGAACAGTGGCGGATCCAGGGAAAATTTTCACCGGgagcgatttttttttttttaaaacgtaggaatttttttggcaaaatatagagttttttgagcaaaatttggaggtttttgggcaaaatacggaggttttggggcaaaatatggaagttttggggcaaaatatgaagggtttggggcaaaaagAAAATTCCACCGAGGGCAAAATCGAAAAAGCGAAAAAAATTGCACcaaaatttcgaaatccaccgggggcggccGCCCCCTCCTTTACACTTTGGATCCGCCTCTGCCTGCGAATCACAGTACCGGTAGCCTTCCTCAGAATTAAATCTCCACCGACAGGCGAACCATAAATGGATGAGTGTCGTGCCGGTGTCGGTGCACGTTGGTGGTCTTCCGAATCGTTCAGATCGTTAGGGGTTATAGCCGATTTTTTCGATTTTAATTTATTTGAGTTCATAATCGCTCAGATCTTGTTCCTCAATTTTAGATTTCAATTTTGATTGTGAAAATCAAATTAAAGCAGGTCAATTTTAGATTCACAAATAATAGATTTGTTTAGATGTCCAAGAGGTGTATGTATTGAAAAAGAAGGATTTTGATGTGTAGTGCAGGTACTAGTAGTGTTTTGGATCACTGTCACTGCGATTTTCTGAACGTAGATCGTGAAAAGCATTATTTCATATTGAAATTAAATTATGTTGAATAAGAAACAGAGACTGATTTCGTTTGAATTTGATGATTGGTTTTGGAAAAGTGTTGAAATTTTAGGGAGTAAAAAAACGGACGAATTCTGGGTTGCATGGTGTCTCAAATAATTGATGTTCATGTTATACAGTATTATTTTGACAAAGTTACTGAATGGTCCCTGTGTAAATGGAGAGTTAACATTTTGTTAGAGCAAAGGATATAATTGGGGGAAAAACTTAATTGAAGGACTATTTATGCAGTTTTTACTTGGGAGGGATGTAAACGGCTAAAAAGCACTAAAACATGGATGATTTTAGTAATTTTGTCTATATTTTTTGACCTATTACTCCGTATTAGATTAGATTTCAACTTAATTTCTAGGGTTTCTGAAAAATATAGATAATTCCGTATCATCTAATACTATCACAATTTTCAGCACTCTGTTAATTGCAAAATGAAAAACAACAGCGGTACAAGAAACCCTAACAATAATCAGAGATCAAATTTTGTAGCTCCAGTTAATAATCACAACAAATTTAAGAAAAACAAATCGAGATTAGGTGGTAGCGGACTTTCGCTCCAAGCATTTGCTAATGCGAAATCCAAAAACGACGGTTACAATCCGGCGCTAATCAGTATGTTTTAATACATGTAACTAATGCGTTTTTATTTATGTATGCTAATTTTATGTATTAATTGAATGTAATTGAGCTTATATTTGATGATTCCTCTGTTTTTAATAGATATATACATATCGGTAGGTTGAAGAAAATGGAATATATGATTCGAGTGCTTATAGCTTATTGTGCttatagatttatattattattagttaaattaaatattattatttaaggAAAAATTGGAATGAGATTTTAGTATTCGAGATCAAGTTTGTAGCCTATGTTAGCATACTTAAGTAGAATTTTGATATAATGTAGAGATTTCAGAACTGTAGTGTATTATTCTAAAATTTTATGTCGAAGATGGTTCTTGGTAAATATGTTCTGATAGTAGTATTCATGAATCATGAACATTGTTTAATTTTGGTGTTAATGTGAGGTGAAACTTATTAACATCACGCGAAAACTTGAAGGGATGTTATAGTTGTTGGCATGTTTGTAGTTTTGGCCAAGTTAGCCGTGTTTTTCATTGTTGTTCAGTACACTATCATGTGTTATTAGTGCGTCTTAAGTGCTTACAACCTTGTGTTGTAGTTTATGTGGTAGTGGCCTGCCTCTCTTagtgagaggtcaggagttcgccTCCTGTGGGGTGCAGCATTGCACATAAGGTTGCCCcttaacccttgaattccacccaagggtgcCTTCCGCACATTGCGTTGTGGGAGAagtgggggagggggttttaccgcctGTGCCCTCGGATTGGGCCGGGTTTCTTCCTAGGAAGCAGTTGGGGGCGGTATATGTAATTGTGGGATATGAACGCGTGGGTCGTTTAGTCCCCTGGATGATCCCGAACTctacttaaaaaaaaataaaaaatacaaaaaaCAAAGTGCTTATAATAACGTGGAGTGATGGGGATGTTTTGGGATATTATTAGTGTATCTTAAGACCGTTATGTAAtattttacttattattaatacatggctatccaattttttttttgtttgcagaAAAGCAAAGAGAGTTCTACAAAAATGCAAAATACGTTAGcaaatacaagaaactacagaagcAACCAAACCAAGGGGAAAGCTCTACCCAACTCGTAGAGGTTGGGCTCTTAATCTTGTAACTTGAGCTTCTTTGCTTGTTTTTTTCAAGCCACGTAGGTGGTCAATGTTCAACCTATTTCCTTATGAATTGATCAATATAGATTCACTTTTGTTCTTAACTTCTCGACAGGGTGAAGTTAAATAAAGTAAAATTAACTAATAAGGAAAAGGTCAAATATAAAAGATAAATTGGTGAAATGTAACTTTAATATGAAAAGAAGTAAAGATAAATATAAAGATATAATCTTTGCATCTTACCTTTAACCTTTAATCAGTAAAGTTTTACTCAAGTACACTGAAAGTCGATCGAAGCGTACTGCTACTGCATTAAACTTGGTAAATAATTTTTTTCTTCGTAATTTTGGATCATAATTGGGATATATAGTTATGTGATTATTTTGACGCACTATTTTTCTATAACACGACAAGGCACAGAATGTTATTATAGTTGACCTTAACCATTCTGAATCTAGCATTATTTCAACCTGTTGACCCGTCACTCAACTCACCCATTTTGTCACTTCTATCCACTATTGTCGTTGAATATTTATGGTTTGAATTACAAATGGTACATTCAGAATAAAATAAAGGGGTTTAGAGGaatttattatataataatgaTTAAATAATTGTAGGATAGAAGTGAAAACAAGGAAGTTAGTGAGAAGTACCAAGGAAAGCGGAGAAATGGGAAGAAGACTGCATATTGTCTAGATGCTATTTATAGTAAGAAGCGGGAGGAGGAAGAAAGGGCAAGAATGGAAAAGGAGGCAATATTTACAGccaaaaaagaagaaaaagaaaaatcaGAATTTCGTCGTAAAACTCAGAGGGAAAACATGTTGAAGAGAACGAAATCAGGTCAGCCGGTAATGAAGTACCGACTTGAACGTCTGTTGCAGACAATTCAAGGTTCGACAAAGTAAACGGATATTGGTCTCTTGTATCTACTGTAATGCTCAACACCCTGAATTGGTACCGATTGGTGATGCTTTAAACCGAATACTAGACCCTTAAGGCCTGAATCGTAGTTCCTTTTTTTTCTCTCTTTAGTTCAGAGTTTTATATTGcagtatcattttatttatttatataatcaaatGTTTACTTTATGTTGCCACAAAGTGTTTTCTCATCATCAACTAGTGTAAGTTGCAGACCATTCAATTTACAAAgttataaatcacaacacattgaTTTCAAATGGGGGTCATTCAATTTAGAAAGTTATAACTCATTGGTGTTTACAGATAAGTAAAATGTTGGTCATTCAAATGGTTGAAATTGAGCATTCAAGTTGTAGACTTGTTGGATGTCATTCAAAATTTGAAGGCTGTGATCTCTGTAAAAGAGTTGATGTAAACTTTGACAACCTTGTGGTGGTCCAAGTTTTTGGTAAAAACGCCTTTAAGATTATGACCTTATCTTGATATCTTGATTCATAGAGTAAAGTTGCAACTACAAACAGGTTGTTTGAAATTAGTGTCGGAACTTGAACATTTGTATTGGGAGGGCCAAACAATCAGCGAAATTTAAATGTCTTCCATGATCGCTAGTGAACCATTAACATTGTACTAACGGGTGAGGTTTTACAACAAGTATAAAAGTAAAAATTTTAACCCTTCAAGTTTCGAGCGTTTGAGATTTTAAATCAACAAAATATGAGTCTGTATGAAAGAGATATGATCAAAACGATGACAGCTCGCAAATTTTGTGAGTCTTCACCATTTTagctatatatattttcatacgtaCTAAGATTTGGTTGTTTCAAAAGCCCAAATCTTGGTAACTCGGAGGACTACAAATCTTAGTACTTACCCAAACTTTAGGATGACCTTATCCCTCCTTTGTCCCCCCCCTTTCTTGAAACCAACTCCCTACTCGACATGCTCCAAGTGTagtcaagaagttttattggtcaTTATCCTTTAAATGGGAATCATTTTGAGGGCAGGAACCCAAATGTATTTCTAAGGATATGATAGTGTGTTTGTGATGAAAGTCTGCAACTAAACAGTTTGTGGTTAAGAATAGTTTCTTTCTCAATAATTGTGCATGTTGATCGTCGGTTCATGTTCATCGCATGGTCAATTTAAAGATTTCAAGCAGTATTTATTGGTTATCTTGTGAAAAGTTTTAATGattttcttcctttttctttttttaagGATTTTTATTTCTGCAGTAACCAAACAGGTACAACATTTAATCTTACTTCTAGTTTATAGAGCCGGAGTCAACAATCGTGGTTGTAGAAGTACCGAAGATCGAATCTACATTTGGATGCAGGTTTTTTTAACTTCAGGTTTTCCTGTTTTTTTTGGGTTTCAGTTTCGCCATTTACGAACCTGATAGTATAAGCGATAATCCATTCAAACAGTAATGAAATACCAAATTAAGCATACATATAAATTTGACACGAGCATTTTCATGGTTAAACAGATGTGTTCAGTTCATCCGGAGAGCCAACGCGAGTTTACAGACTcaaatttattattttaaaaaatacTCATAAAAAAAAACTCAGTTGTCCTTTTATACaagttaaaagaaaaagaaaaaaaagttaaTTATAGAAATGACTTTTAATGAGCATCTACTCCATGGTACAAACTGAAACAGAGAATTGCAGAATGCTCTGTGACAATCATAATTAAAAACTGAAGATGGATATGATGAAAGAATGAAATGCATGTTTTGCATCATGTATAAAGTGAGTGGATATCATCATCCAATACAAACATAAAGTTTTTGGTTTTTAGTTGATTACCTTATCCATTTACACACCTTTCCTTTTACTCTTTTTCAGTCTTCATACCTTTTTCTTCTTGCTTTTTCCTTGTGTGTGTCCTTTTATTCATGACTTCATTTGCATGATTGCATCAAACTAATTAACCACTTGACCTTAATATTTGCATATACCTTAATTCACCAGTTGTCCATAATTACACAAACACGACCTCTACTTTGAATGGCCCCACCCGTAAGACTACTCCTATCGCCGCATcagttttttccgttaaattacgtGGATTCCAATGTGTCACATGTTTGACGCCGTTGACACCCTAACTCGGTGTCAAGTTTTGATGCCGCGGGGCGTCCGTCAGAAAATTGACGGATCAAAAAGGTGCGTCAAATTTTTTTCAACCCAATTATATTTcgccatatatttaaatatattataaattaatatattCTATACTcaactaccaataatattttacTACATCACCCACCACAAATTTGACATTCCCCTTTAAAAAACTTCACTTTTTGACCTTGCCTTATCACCAAAAAGTACATCACTTGCCTTTGACGTCACAGCCACGATTAGAGTAGTCACAGTTAGGAGTAGTCTAAGAATGCGTGAGGGCCACCTATCTAAATAGACCGCCAACACAACCCGCTATAAAGTAGGGTTGCAAACGAGTCAAACTTAATCAGCTTAGCTTTGAGAACAATCCCAAGTTTGAAAACCGGACTTTGGATGCCTATCGAGCTTTCCAAGCCTTAAATGCGTGTGTACACAATCAACACCACCGCATGACATACATACTTGTAACAAAGAAAGAGACTGGAATCACAAGTATATTGATAATAATCAAGTTCTTCGTGATTTCAAGATAAGGCAAGAGAATCCGAGTGACAGTCTTACATGATTTTCGTGTCAAAGATGAAAGGAAGTTATAAAATTGAttctagaaagaaaaaaaaaatgtttaaTGTTACAATCTTAAAAGAATCTTTATTTAGAAAAAACTAATGTAGTAGAAATTACATTctacaactcatggaccagatgcACCAGGAGGACGACTTGACCAACTTGACCAACTGTGGCTTTTTGGTGAGCTTCAAAATCTGAACCTAAACCGAAAGCCAAGTCATGGGTCAAATTTCGTTTATAGGACCTTTATATATATTTGTCACCATCACATTTTACAACCCGTAGCGAAtgttttgaaaacataaaaacataGAATACTAGGTATAAATAATGCAATGTGTACCTCATGAAAGATTGTACATGTCATCTTTACCCATTGTACGTACAAAATTCGGCATGTCAGACCTTTCACCAGCAACTGTTCGGTAAATATATAGCTTCTCAACCGGGTCACTTTCAGAAATCGAATATAAATTTTCCCGTTCATCGATAACTTCAACGTTTAAATCGGGCATTTTTTGACCAAGTAATTTACAAGCTCCAAAACTAACATTACATGAAGACATCCAAAGGGATCGCATTGTCTCCAATTTAGAAGCATTAGCCAAAAGAGCCTTGTCACCAAACGGGCAATCTCGAATTTCCAATTTTCTTAAACTTTCACAACCCGATAAAACATAATGCAACCCTAAATCACTATCACCAGCAAAAGCTATAGAAAGCATATCGAGTTTCTTAGCGTGAGTTCCAATGTATTCAAATACACGATCTGTTAAAAGACCAGACATTGAAAGGCGTTTTAGGTCTTTGCAGTTTTCAACTATGGAACCAAAACCAACATCCAGGGGTTCAAATGTTAGATAATCGGGTGCTCGGGGTTCTAAAATGCATAACCGAAAGCAGGTTAGGTTAGGACGGTTTTGAGCGATTGAAATTAGTGCTGAATTTGACATTTGTCTGCAAAAGTATAAGACAGATTGAAGTTTTGGACAACCCTTTGAAACTGAAACAAGGCCTTCTTCTGTTAAGAGTACATTTGGGTCGGCAACAAACGGGTCAGAAGGGAATACTCTGAGTTCTCTTAGGTCCTTACACGTCAAAGCAACTGAATTAAGGCCGGTGT is from Rutidosis leptorrhynchoides isolate AG116_Rl617_1_P2 chromosome 10, CSIRO_AGI_Rlap_v1, whole genome shotgun sequence and encodes:
- the LOC139873310 gene encoding uncharacterized protein, which codes for MKNNSGTRNPNNNQRSNFVAPVNNHNKFKKNKSRLGGSGLSLQAFANAKSKNDGYNPALIKKQREFYKNAKYVSKYKKLQKQPNQGESSTQLVEDRSENKEVSEKYQGKRRNGKKTAYCLDAIYSKKREEEERARMEKEAIFTAKKEEKEKSEFRRKTQRENMLKRTKSGQPVMKYRLERLLQTIQGSTK